The window tcacaaaacacaaaaattagttaaacaAGTAATTTAAACTCTCTGCAGACAAATCCTTCCATCCCACCAATTACTGAAAGAGAATATACGCTCTCATCATTCGCCATTTCGCTGTccactaattttcttttttcctgcaTTGTCGTTTTGATCCCTCCCCCAAACGAAACGCACCCTCTCCTCTTTCGGAACCTTCGCCGCCCTTCTCCGGCCAAATTCCCCGCGGTTTCTCGAACTTCCGACGCCATCTCCGGCCACCTCAGGTACCTTCGCCACTTccgatctctctctctctctcgctcaCCACTTTCCAATTCTCGCGTCGCCGATCATCCTCCTAATTTTTGCGCTTCCGCGTTTGAATTAGGGTTTCGGAGACGGATTCTCGATCCCTAGGTTCAGATTTCGTTTTGCTTAATTGGCTGATAggttcttttaatttaatttaattttgtttcgtTTTGTTGATCATGAATTGAACAGAGAGTGAAGAAGGTCGTTGACGATGAGCAACGTGTTCGAGGGATACGAACGCCAATACTGTGAGCTCTCGGCGAATCTAGCGAAAAAGTGCACTGCTGCTGGTGTTCTTAATGGAGGTACTAGAAGATTCTAACTTGAtcttactcttttttattaACGAGTTCTCTTCTGTAGATGATTTAATCTGTATTTGATTGTATAATGTATAGTTTCAGTTAATTTGTTATGTTCTTTTGGTTATTTTGTATGCTCCTGGTGGTAGAAATTCCGTCCAGAAAGTTTCTCCTCTTGATACTTTCCTAAGCCTCACAGATcctatgggggggggggggggggggggtcttgCTAATGTGTTAGAATTGCAGTCTCTATGGTTTTATTTCTTGACATTGTAAGCTCCGATTAGGAGCAGAAAATGCATTTTGTGGATTTTgaacattattatattataaaggtTAACAATGGCTATAAGTAAAGTCACCTTTCTATCACTTCTGTATCTTTGTACTGTATTATTTCATAACTTGTTTTTCTCCCATTATGTTTGATGCCCaccttgtttttgttttcttttgttagTTGAGTGGGTGGGGGAAGCATTCTAATGCAATCATCATAGAATAAAGTGAATTCTAATACTCATTTTGTGAGACAACAGTATTTGGCTCTCTATCAATTCTTATGGATTTTAACATATTCATGTAAGAATGTCTTAATTCTTTAAGTAGTGAACTACACAAATGACAAACTATTGAAAGCCTTTATTGGGATGGAGTAAACATTGAATCTTATGATTTATTTTGGAGTAATGCATattccattataattttttatcattttcttgtctGCAGAGCAAAAGAAACAGAAAGTTTCTGAAGTAAAGGCTGGAATTGATGAAGCAGAAGCTTTGGTACTTCTTTTTCTCCCCCATTAGGAAGCTGACTTTATTTTTTCTGTATTCTGGGGTTCTGATATGGTTTAGCTTATGAAATTGTAGATTAGAAAAATGGACCTTGAGGCAAGAAGTTTACAGCCAAACATCAAGGGTGTGCTTCTTGCTAAGTTGCGAGAGTATAAATCGGATCTCAACAATCTTAAAAGTGAAGTTAAGAAAATTGTATCTGGTAACTTAAACCCTTCTGCACGGGATGAATTGTTGGAATCAGGCATGGCAGATGCTATGACGGTatgaatcatttattttaacatCCACTTTTGGTATTGGTAATATGGTATTCAGAGATGATTAATTTTGCTGTGAAACTATAACAAGGAATTAATTtgatcatcttttttctttgcaGTTATATActtttctattaaaattaatagattAGGTGATGGCTTATTGTTGCTGATATTGTTTTTCCTGGTCAAGCAAACCACATCCCTTCTTCATTACTATTTCTTTAGCCATTGCAAACATAAGTTGTTTGTAGTTCACATTTGAACTGTTACAGTATGTGGACCAATATAGTATTGAATTCTTATTGATCAATAAGTAATTTGTCCATACTTTGTGTTTATTATGATTCCACGTGTTCTCTAGGTTGATGACTATGTTCTTGATAATCACAATCATTTATGAGATGAAGTTCAAACATTGAAACATAAATCTTTAATGGTAGATAAATTGTAAAGAGTAGTTATGACACAACTAAAATTAGATCTTTTGAGGTCAAATGTAAGATTAATTGTCTAGAAATGATCTTAGAATTTTTATCCAATTGATTCCTTTTGAGTATTTGATGATCATAACAATTTTTGTCTAATTGATTTGTTTCTGAGATTTGGTTGTTACTTGTTCCATTGCTCTGTGGCcaatttgttgtcgccatgtttTGTGATATAGGTACCTTTTCTTTAAGGTACACTTGATTCTCTCATTAGTCCTGTATTTGCATAGGATGGGCTGTCCATTTTCACATATAATGTAGACAAGTGTATTAACATTTAACAATACTAGTCTGTTCCCTATGCAATGCTAAGGTAACtttatactaattttaaaaattgtaatgttttatattttttattaattatatttaactaaTTTAGACCAAGTAAAATTGTTGATAAGATACAGATCTAATTTATAAGATTAGGATAACCATTAAAGGTTTAATTTGACCATTAATGGATAAATAGATTTTTAGTATGTTCAACTTTTTCTACTAGTAGATGCTTTgctatcaaatttttttttccttgaactGGTTGGTGAGACCTCCGATATTTATATATACGTTAGATTATAAATTTGCTTGGCTACTTTCAGGCCAATTGTGCCAAATGGCACTTCTATTGTCTGATTTCCAGATATGAAGAATGACTTTAAGCTTAAATTCAATCTTCATTTCTGATCTCCCAACTTCTTGGATTGGCAACACCAAAGCTGACACCAATTTCTAATGTGAATACATTAGGCATCTGCTGATCAGAGAACAAGATTAATGGTGTCAACTGAGAGGTTGAATAAGACCAGTGATAGAGTTAAGGATAGTAGGAGAACAATGTTGGAAACAGAAGAGCTTGGTGTCTCAATTCTTCAAGATTTGCATTCACAGCGGCAATCTCTATTGCATGCACATAACACGgtaatcttttttctctcttgttcaATAGATGACGTGCTTGCAATTCTATTACTATTAGTAACATGAtataagaatttcaattttctattattagtaatttcacatgaaatataaaatgttCTTTTTTCCTGAGTGGAACGAGTAGTATCAATAGTGATGAGAGCATAAAAGTATATATCCTTTGATCTACTGATGGTTGCATTCCCTCATGCAGCTCCATGGAGTGGATGATAACATAGGCAAGAGCAAGAAAATTTTGACCAACATGTCAAGAAGGATGAACAAGAACAAATGGGTTATTGGTGGCATTGTTTTGGTCCTGATTATAGCTATCATCGTGATCCTGTACTTCAAGCTTTCTAAATAGCCAATGACAGACCTTTCCTTGTAATGGCCATAAAGGTCGCTAAGATACAAGGATTACTATTATTTCCCATTGTTCCCCCTCCTCTTCTGATTATGATTTGTGAGTGTTCGGACAAAGATGATGCTGTGAAGTGCTGCCAGATGATTTCATACTGTTGGCTTCTTTCAATGTATCTGATGATGGATTTGGCATGTATGGAATATTGGTTTTGATTTCTTTATGGCCAGTTATTGCATGAATGTTAATCATGAAAGCAGAATTCTTTGTGGTTATGCTGTTCAAATATAGACGAGATTTGGTTCTAATCCAACTTCTGAGTTTTGTATATTATAACATGCGTCTGAAGTATTTGAAGAGTGAAATTGCGGACTACAGTATAGGGTCttcaaaatgtaattaaattttttgctaCATTAAAGGATACGTttagatataatttaattaaatgtttacTAAACATTATTATATGATTGCTTACGAAATTTATTGCAAGAGTCAAACTATTTAAACAA of the Glycine max cultivar Williams 82 chromosome 13, Glycine_max_v4.0, whole genome shotgun sequence genome contains:
- the LOC100816145 gene encoding Vesicle transport v-SNARE 11-like, producing the protein MSNVFEGYERQYCELSANLAKKCTAAGVLNGEQKKQKVSEVKAGIDEAEALIRKMDLEARSLQPNIKGVLLAKLREYKSDLNNLKSEVKKIVSGNLNPSARDELLESGMADAMTASADQRTRLMVSTERLNKTSDRVKDSRRTMLETEELGVSILQDLHSQRQSLLHAHNTLHGVDDNIGKSKKILTNMSRRMNKNKWVIGGIVLVLIIAIIVILYFKLSK